One genomic segment of Chloroflexota bacterium includes these proteins:
- a CDS encoding urease subunit alpha has translation MTRLSPEERLARHGPTTGDAIRLADTDLWVRVGEDRQAPGDEPIWGYAKNVRARMTQAGSAPAGPIVGSPDDHGRARPSELDAVIAGAVVLDPMLGVVKADIGIKDGRIAGVGRAGNPDIADGIELLIGPHTVPIMAYGLIATPGAIDSHVHTISPQLLPAALSGGVTTVITAGFEEPPWAMERTLEAFEGWPLNVGLQAGARSEGPAADGSLDALLAAGAVGFKIHEDYGAYPELIDRCLAYADVHDVSVALHTDGLHESAELEDTVAAIAGRTVHAYHVEGAGGGHVPDLLGLVREPNIICSSTTPTLPFGVAAAAEHLGMILLNHGGSWGVPEDVALVRERIHPASMAAEGPLHELGAIAIVNSDSQGMGRIGEVLRRTIQLAHVMKAWRAGEAAAGLPGLPPLPLDAHDDTDRVLRYLAKVTIEPAITHGVADHVGSLRPGRLADIVLWLPAFFGAKPELVLKAGYPAWGPLGDGNASLERSEPTRYRPGWGGSGWTAATLGITFVSAAAGPGTSAGEALRRRLGTRRRLIAVHGMRRISRADLAFNRAAPPVEVSPVDGSVTLDGRRLAVAPVAEVPISRRYFLR, from the coding sequence ATGACCCGGCTCTCCCCTGAGGAGCGGCTGGCCCGCCACGGCCCCACGACCGGTGACGCGATCCGCCTCGCGGATACGGACCTCTGGGTCCGCGTGGGCGAAGATCGTCAGGCCCCGGGCGACGAGCCGATCTGGGGCTACGCGAAGAATGTTCGGGCGCGGATGACCCAGGCTGGATCGGCCCCGGCGGGGCCGATCGTCGGTTCTCCGGACGATCATGGTCGAGCCCGTCCCTCAGAGCTCGACGCCGTCATCGCCGGCGCCGTCGTCCTCGATCCGATGCTCGGCGTCGTCAAGGCGGACATCGGCATCAAGGACGGCCGGATCGCCGGTGTCGGCCGGGCCGGCAACCCCGATATCGCGGACGGCATCGAGCTCCTCATCGGTCCCCATACCGTCCCGATCATGGCCTACGGCCTCATCGCGACCCCGGGCGCGATCGACAGCCACGTCCACACGATCTCCCCGCAGCTCCTGCCGGCCGCGCTGTCCGGCGGCGTCACGACCGTCATCACCGCCGGCTTCGAGGAGCCGCCGTGGGCGATGGAGCGGACGCTCGAAGCGTTCGAAGGCTGGCCGCTCAACGTCGGGCTGCAGGCCGGCGCCCGGTCCGAAGGCCCGGCAGCGGACGGCAGTCTCGATGCGCTCCTCGCCGCGGGCGCGGTCGGCTTCAAGATCCACGAGGATTACGGCGCCTACCCGGAGCTCATCGACCGCTGCCTCGCCTACGCGGACGTGCACGACGTCTCGGTCGCGCTCCACACGGACGGCCTGCACGAGTCGGCCGAGCTCGAGGATACGGTCGCGGCGATCGCCGGCCGCACGGTCCACGCGTATCACGTCGAGGGGGCGGGAGGCGGGCACGTGCCGGACCTGCTCGGCCTCGTCCGCGAGCCGAACATCATCTGTTCGTCGACGACCCCGACCCTCCCGTTCGGCGTCGCCGCGGCGGCGGAGCACCTCGGGATGATCCTCCTCAACCACGGTGGGTCGTGGGGCGTGCCGGAGGACGTCGCGCTCGTCCGGGAACGGATCCATCCGGCCTCCATGGCAGCCGAAGGGCCGCTCCACGAGCTCGGAGCGATCGCGATCGTCAACTCGGACTCACAGGGCATGGGTCGGATCGGCGAGGTGCTCCGCCGGACGATCCAGCTCGCCCACGTCATGAAGGCCTGGCGAGCGGGCGAGGCCGCCGCCGGACTCCCCGGCCTCCCGCCACTCCCCCTGGATGCGCACGACGACACCGATCGCGTCCTTCGCTACCTCGCGAAGGTGACGATCGAGCCGGCGATCACCCATGGTGTCGCGGATCATGTCGGCTCGCTCCGGCCCGGCCGCCTCGCCGACATCGTCCTGTGGCTGCCCGCCTTCTTCGGCGCGAAGCCGGAGCTTGTCCTCAAGGCGGGCTACCCGGCGTGGGGACCGCTCGGCGACGGGAACGCCTCGCTCGAGCGCTCCGAGCCCACTCGCTACCGGCCGGGCTGGGGCGGATCGGGTTGGACCGCGGCGACGCTCGGGATCACGTTCGTCAGCGCCGCCGCAGGTCCAGGTACCTCCGCCGGCGAGGCGCTCCGCCGCCGGCTCGGCACGCGCAGACGCCTCATCGCCGTCCATGGGATGCGCCGGATCTCCCGGGCGGACCTCGCATTCAACCGGGCCGCACCGCCGGTGGAGGTCTCGCCGGTCGACGGGTCCGTCACGCTCGACGGACGCCGACTGGCGGTCGCGCCGGTCGCGGAGGTTCCGATCAGCCGCCGCTATTTCCTCCGCTGA
- a CDS encoding ABC transporter permease yields the protein MIGFIAFSLRRAWQGFWRNTAMSLAATATMVFMLVLLAGFWVVQTGLTAGIDFVEQKVQVVAYLKDGVSQADIAAVETQVRALPEVAQVDYVSKDQAAADFRAREAQAGHGDLTAYLDTNPFPASLQVRLQDPKQYGSVVDLLTTESIVDHVNPVQSMVDRLLTVTSILRTAGVVILGLVGLTSLFIVINTIRLAVVARADEIEIMRLVGASDAFVRWPFIFEGALVGLIGAAVTLGLFALVADPVSRVLTSFFQVLPLRLGSIVRDVVVLVLGTGVGLGAFGAWISVRSYLAR from the coding sequence GTGATCGGCTTCATCGCCTTCAGCCTTCGGCGGGCCTGGCAGGGGTTCTGGCGGAACACCGCCATGAGCCTGGCGGCCACGGCGACGATGGTCTTCATGCTCGTCCTCCTCGCCGGGTTCTGGGTCGTCCAGACCGGCCTCACCGCCGGCATCGATTTCGTCGAGCAGAAGGTCCAGGTCGTCGCGTACCTCAAGGACGGCGTGAGCCAGGCTGACATCGCGGCGGTCGAGACACAGGTCCGGGCGCTCCCCGAGGTCGCCCAGGTGGACTACGTCTCGAAGGATCAGGCGGCGGCCGACTTCCGGGCCCGGGAGGCCCAGGCGGGGCATGGGGACCTGACCGCATATCTCGACACGAACCCGTTCCCGGCAAGCCTCCAGGTCCGCCTCCAGGACCCGAAGCAGTACGGCTCGGTCGTCGACCTGCTCACCACCGAGTCGATCGTCGACCACGTGAACCCGGTCCAGAGCATGGTCGACCGGCTGCTCACCGTGACCTCGATCCTCCGCACGGCGGGCGTCGTCATCCTCGGGCTCGTCGGCCTCACCTCGCTGTTCATCGTGATCAACACGATCCGCCTCGCCGTCGTGGCCCGGGCCGACGAGATCGAGATCATGCGGCTCGTCGGTGCGTCGGACGCCTTCGTCCGCTGGCCGTTCATCTTCGAGGGCGCCCTCGTCGGGCTCATCGGCGCGGCGGTCACCCTCGGCCTGTTCGCCCTCGTCGCCGACCCGGTGAGCCGTGTCCTCACCTCGTTCTTCCAGGTCCTGCCGCTGCGCCTCGGCTCGATCGTCCGCGACGTCGTCGTCCTCGTCCTCGGGACCGGCGTCGGCCTCGGTGCGTTCGGGGCGTGGATCTCCGTGCGGAGCTACCTGGCCCGCTGA
- a CDS encoding NAD-dependent malic enzyme — MRALPAPFDRIAAGLPATIRERGGSLLGQRLLTKDLAFPPDERAALGLQGLLPASVLTIDDQLELALEHIRRKDDALEQYIGLAALQDRNATLYYRLIAEHLEEFLPVVYTPTVGRACQEYSHIVRRTRGVWITPADVDRIPELLRNSPYEDTRLIVVTDNERILGLGDQGAGGMAIPIGKLALYTGAGGIHPALTLPVSLDVGTDNEGLLDDPLYVGHRARRLRGPAYDTLVEAFVAAVDRELPGCVIQWEDFKQANALRILDRYRDRVPSFNDDIQGTAAVVVGGLLAAMRQRGTRLADERILIVGAGAAGIGIARLIGLAVQEPAGSGGDSISGHHPGPGIVALVDSQGLVHDGRADLDPTKRPFAVPAAIAADRGTGVPPGLLASIRAIRPTVLIGATGVAGTFDEAAVRTLDELAERPIVLPLSNPTSASEATPADVLRWTDGRALVATGSPFAPVEAAGGPRIIGQANNVFIFPGVGLGAVAAEARVVTDRMFLAAAAALAGHVTADRFAGGTLYPPIGQLRAVARSVAIAVAGEAVAAGAAGLPDHADIEAVVDSAIWWPAYAPYVAGGGGGQG; from the coding sequence ATGCGCGCGCTCCCCGCACCATTCGATCGCATCGCGGCCGGCCTTCCGGCGACGATCCGCGAACGTGGCGGCTCCCTCCTCGGCCAGCGACTCCTCACCAAGGATCTCGCGTTCCCGCCGGACGAGCGTGCCGCCCTCGGGCTCCAGGGCCTCCTTCCCGCCAGCGTCCTGACGATCGACGATCAGCTCGAGCTCGCGCTCGAGCACATCCGGCGGAAGGACGACGCGCTCGAGCAGTACATCGGTTTGGCGGCGCTCCAGGATCGGAATGCGACGCTGTACTACCGCCTCATCGCTGAACATCTCGAGGAGTTCCTCCCGGTCGTCTACACCCCGACGGTGGGTCGGGCGTGCCAGGAGTACAGCCACATCGTTCGTCGGACCCGCGGGGTCTGGATCACCCCGGCCGATGTCGACCGGATCCCCGAGCTCCTCCGGAACAGCCCGTACGAGGACACCCGCCTCATCGTCGTGACGGACAACGAGCGCATCCTCGGTCTCGGCGACCAGGGGGCGGGAGGCATGGCGATCCCGATCGGCAAGCTGGCCCTCTACACGGGGGCCGGCGGCATCCATCCGGCGCTCACGCTCCCGGTCTCGCTCGATGTCGGGACGGACAACGAGGGCCTGCTCGACGATCCGCTCTACGTGGGCCACCGCGCCCGGCGGCTGCGGGGCCCGGCGTACGACACACTCGTCGAAGCGTTCGTCGCGGCGGTCGATCGGGAGCTTCCCGGCTGCGTCATCCAGTGGGAGGATTTCAAGCAGGCGAACGCACTGAGGATCCTCGATCGATATCGAGACCGGGTGCCGAGCTTCAACGACGACATCCAGGGGACCGCCGCGGTGGTCGTCGGCGGCCTCCTCGCCGCGATGCGGCAGCGGGGCACGCGCCTCGCCGACGAGCGGATCCTCATCGTGGGGGCGGGCGCGGCCGGGATCGGGATCGCCCGTCTCATCGGGCTGGCGGTCCAGGAACCCGCCGGAAGCGGCGGCGATTCAATCAGTGGTCACCATCCCGGACCCGGGATCGTCGCCCTCGTCGACTCGCAGGGCCTGGTCCACGATGGGCGAGCGGACCTCGATCCGACGAAGCGTCCCTTCGCCGTGCCGGCGGCGATCGCGGCGGACCGCGGGACCGGCGTTCCGCCTGGCCTCCTCGCGTCGATCCGGGCGATCCGGCCGACCGTCCTGATCGGTGCGACCGGCGTGGCGGGCACCTTCGACGAGGCAGCCGTCCGGACGCTCGACGAGCTCGCCGAACGGCCGATCGTCCTGCCGCTCTCGAACCCGACATCCGCCTCGGAGGCGACCCCGGCCGACGTCCTGCGCTGGACGGACGGTCGTGCCCTCGTCGCGACCGGCTCGCCGTTCGCGCCGGTCGAGGCCGCCGGAGGCCCTCGGATCATCGGGCAGGCGAACAACGTGTTCATCTTCCCGGGTGTCGGCCTGGGGGCGGTGGCCGCCGAGGCCCGCGTCGTCACGGACCGCATGTTCCTCGCCGCCGCGGCGGCGCTCGCCGGTCACGTGACCGCCGATCGTTTCGCCGGGGGCACGCTCTACCCGCCCATCGGTCAGCTGCGGGCGGTCGCCCGGTCCGTCGCCATCGCCGTCGCCGGCGAGGCCGTCGCGGCAGGGGCCGCCGGCCTTCCGGACCACGCGGACATCGAGGCGGTGGTGGACAGCGCCATCTGGTGGCCGGCCTACGCCCCGTACGTGGCGGGCGGCGGCGGAGGACAGGGATGA
- the ureA gene encoding urease subunit gamma, with translation MRLTAWEEERLLIFAAAELARRHRAAGLALNHPEAVALICEAMLEAARSGASYEEVEAAGRAAVGPRDVMDGVRSLVDEVRLEVLIGDGTRLVVLVDPLGGGADTLRPGEILTSPLSPPEMERDRRSLGVRNGSRRVVRVSSHYPFERTNPRLEFDRDAATGFRLDIPAGASIRWAPGETREVELIRYGGRIGRPATADVTDDPAGR, from the coding sequence ATGCGCCTGACCGCCTGGGAAGAGGAGCGCCTCCTCATCTTCGCCGCCGCCGAGCTCGCTCGACGCCACCGCGCGGCGGGCCTCGCGCTCAACCACCCGGAGGCGGTCGCGCTCATCTGCGAGGCGATGCTCGAGGCGGCCCGGTCCGGCGCGAGCTACGAGGAGGTCGAGGCGGCTGGTCGCGCCGCAGTCGGCCCCCGAGACGTCATGGATGGAGTCCGTTCGCTGGTGGACGAGGTTCGCCTCGAGGTGCTCATCGGCGACGGGACGCGCCTCGTCGTCCTCGTCGACCCGCTCGGCGGCGGAGCTGACACGCTGCGACCGGGCGAGATACTGACTTCCCCGCTGTCTCCACCCGAGATGGAACGGGATCGCCGGTCCCTGGGCGTCCGCAACGGCTCCCGCCGAGTCGTCCGCGTGAGCTCCCACTATCCCTTCGAACGGACGAATCCCCGCCTCGAGTTCGACCGCGACGCCGCGACCGGATTCCGCCTCGACATCCCGGCCGGGGCGAGCATTCGCTGGGCGCCGGGCGAGACGCGTGAGGTCGAGCTCATCCGGTATGGCGGCCGGATCGGGCGGCCGGCGACCGCAGACGTCACAGATGACCCGGCCGGCAGATGA
- the prfB gene encoding peptide chain release factor 2 (programmed frameshift), protein MDTAAVRDLAERIRSTSGRLDLPARETRLAELDALTSAPGFWDDQRVAQRVLRQADGLRTEIDLWRSLARRADDLVELLDLVAEADDPELTAEVERDVADLSATFDRERTALLFSGEYDERSALITIIAGVGGTEATDWAEMLVRMYLRWAERHRFATEIVDQLEGEQAGLKSATIAVEGRRVYGWLRAERGVHRLVRISPFDSQKRRQTTFALVEVLPEVEEDDTDVELDWDDIRVDTYRSQGAGGQHVNKTDSAVRLTHLPTGIVAQSQNERSQTQNKETAVKVLKARLLEKRLEEKEAELRQLKGEHVTAGWGNQIRSYVLHPYQMVKDLRTAFETSNTTAVLDGDLDGFMQAELERLATGAPLAGEDDGE, encoded by the exons GTGGACACCGCCGCCGTCCGCGACCTGGCGGAGCGGATCCGGTCGACCTCGGGGCGGCTT GACCTTCCCGCCAGGGAGACACGCCTCGCCGAACTCGACGCACTGACGAGCGCGCCCGGCTTCTGGGACGACCAGCGGGTCGCGCAGCGGGTCCTCCGGCAGGCGGACGGGCTGCGGACGGAGATCGATCTGTGGCGGTCGCTCGCCCGACGTGCGGACGATCTCGTCGAGCTCCTCGACCTCGTCGCGGAGGCGGACGACCCGGAGTTGACGGCCGAGGTTGAGCGCGACGTCGCCGACCTGTCGGCGACCTTCGATCGGGAACGGACCGCCCTCCTCTTCTCCGGCGAGTACGACGAGCGGTCGGCACTCATCACGATCATCGCCGGCGTCGGCGGGACGGAGGCGACGGACTGGGCGGAGATGCTCGTCCGGATGTACCTGCGCTGGGCGGAGCGGCATCGGTTCGCGACGGAGATCGTCGACCAGCTCGAGGGCGAGCAGGCCGGGCTCAAGAGCGCGACGATCGCGGTGGAGGGGCGCCGGGTGTACGGCTGGCTCCGTGCCGAGCGGGGCGTCCACCGCCTCGTCCGGATCAGCCCCTTCGACTCCCAGAAGCGACGCCAGACGACGTTCGCCCTCGTCGAGGTCCTGCCCGAGGTCGAGGAGGACGACACGGACGTCGAGCTCGACTGGGACGACATCCGCGTCGACACGTACCGCTCCCAGGGCGCCGGTGGACAGCACGTCAACAAGACGGATTCGGCCGTCCGCCTCACCCACCTGCCGACCGGGATCGTGGCCCAGAGCCAGAACGAGCGATCGCAGACGCAGAACAAGGAGACCGCGGTCAAGGTCCTCAAGGCGCGGCTCCTCGAGAAGCGGCTCGAGGAAAAGGAGGCTGAGCTCCGTCAACTCAAGGGCGAGCACGTGACGGCGGGCTGGGGCAACCAGATCCGGAGCTATGTGCTCCACCCCTACCAGATGGTGAAGGACCTTCGAACGGCATTCGAGACGTCGAACACGACGGCCGTCCTCGACGGCGATCTCGACGGGTTCATGCAGGCGGAGCTCGAACGCCTCGCGACCGGGGCACCGCTCGCCGGGGAGGATGACGGGGAATGA
- a CDS encoding proline racemase family protein, translating to MRLGRMIHAVDLHAGGEPGRVIVGGVLDVPGTTMFDKMTWLRANGDDLRRLMLREPRGYPAANCNLILPTTDPEAQAGYVIMEQVEYPGMSGTNTMCVVTALLETGMIPMVEPQTELTLESPAGLIRVHAECSGGKVRAVTFRNVPAFATHLDAAVEVPHLGTVTVDVAYGGMFYVIADAETLGFRLTPDEGRDIARVTEMIKAAAATQLPVVHPEQPGFAGITIGQLSGPAHDPRNTRRNAVTVSTGTFDRDRPATWTGAIDRSPCGTGTSAKMAVLHAKGELRVGDEFRHEGILGTVFTGRLVEETTVGAGPEARPAIVPTITGTAWITGFASYVVDPEDPFPEGFTVGDIWA from the coding sequence GTGCGGCTCGGGCGGATGATCCACGCGGTCGACCTCCACGCCGGCGGAGAGCCGGGCCGGGTGATCGTCGGTGGCGTCCTCGACGTCCCCGGCACCACGATGTTCGACAAGATGACCTGGCTCCGCGCGAACGGTGACGATCTGCGGCGGCTCATGCTCCGCGAGCCGCGAGGCTACCCGGCGGCGAACTGCAACCTCATCCTCCCGACGACCGATCCCGAGGCCCAGGCCGGATACGTGATCATGGAGCAGGTGGAGTACCCGGGGATGAGCGGGACGAACACGATGTGCGTCGTCACCGCGCTCCTCGAGACCGGGATGATCCCGATGGTCGAGCCGCAGACCGAGCTCACCCTCGAAAGCCCGGCCGGACTGATCCGGGTCCACGCGGAATGCAGCGGCGGCAAGGTCCGTGCCGTGACGTTCCGCAACGTGCCGGCGTTCGCGACCCATCTCGATGCGGCGGTGGAGGTACCGCACCTGGGGACGGTGACGGTCGACGTGGCGTACGGCGGGATGTTCTACGTCATCGCGGACGCCGAGACGCTCGGCTTCCGGCTCACGCCGGATGAGGGCCGGGACATCGCCCGAGTCACGGAGATGATCAAGGCGGCCGCGGCGACCCAGCTGCCGGTGGTCCATCCGGAGCAGCCCGGCTTCGCGGGCATCACGATCGGCCAGCTCTCCGGACCGGCCCACGACCCCCGGAACACCCGGCGGAACGCGGTCACCGTCTCGACTGGAACGTTCGACCGGGACCGGCCGGCGACGTGGACCGGGGCGATCGACCGCTCCCCGTGCGGCACCGGCACCTCGGCGAAGATGGCGGTCCTCCACGCGAAGGGCGAGCTGCGAGTCGGGGACGAGTTCCGCCACGAGGGGATCCTCGGCACGGTGTTCACGGGTCGGCTCGTCGAGGAGACCACGGTCGGGGCGGGGCCCGAGGCCCGTCCGGCCATCGTGCCGACGATCACGGGGACGGCCTGGATCACGGGGTTTGCCTCGTACGTCGTCGACCCGGAGGACCCGTTTCCGGAGGGGTTCACCGTCGGCGACATCTGGGCCTGA
- the ftsE gene encoding cell division ATP-binding protein FtsE, protein MARRPVVVLHDVAKEYPNGRIALRDVDLVVPEGDFVFLVGPSGAGKSTLIKLLIREELPTRGQVVLDGQDLARLPRRHVAKVRRRIGTVFQDFKLLPTKTVWENVAFALEVTGTPRRRIGPAVDGVLAVVGLSEQARQLPSQLSGGEKQRTAIARALVHDPRILIADEPTGNLDPLISWEIIQLLLRVHELGVTVLMATHNAEVVTALRKRVVALEDGRIVRDEVGGAYHRED, encoded by the coding sequence GTGGCCCGTCGTCCGGTCGTCGTGCTCCATGACGTCGCCAAGGAGTATCCGAACGGGAGGATCGCCCTTCGCGACGTCGACCTCGTCGTGCCGGAGGGGGACTTCGTGTTCCTCGTCGGGCCGTCCGGTGCCGGCAAGTCCACCCTCATCAAGCTCCTCATCCGCGAGGAGCTCCCGACGAGGGGCCAGGTCGTCCTCGACGGTCAGGATCTCGCCCGGCTGCCCCGCCGCCACGTCGCGAAGGTGCGGCGCCGCATCGGCACCGTGTTCCAGGACTTCAAGCTGCTCCCGACGAAGACCGTCTGGGAGAACGTCGCCTTCGCGCTCGAGGTGACCGGCACTCCGCGGCGACGGATCGGTCCGGCGGTGGACGGGGTCCTCGCGGTCGTGGGACTCTCCGAACAGGCCCGCCAGCTGCCGAGCCAGCTGTCCGGCGGGGAGAAGCAGCGGACGGCGATCGCCCGCGCCCTCGTCCACGACCCGCGGATCCTCATCGCCGACGAACCGACGGGCAACCTCGATCCGCTCATCAGCTGGGAGATCATCCAGCTCCTCCTCCGCGTGCACGAGCTCGGCGTGACCGTCCTCATGGCGACCCACAATGCGGAAGTCGTCACGGCCCTCCGCAAACGCGTCGTCGCGCTCGAGGACGGACGGATCGTGCGCGACGAGGTCGGCGGGGCCTATCACCGTGAGGATTGA
- a CDS encoding S41 family peptidase, giving the protein MSGIELEGGASDAAVDSPPGASPAVNRRRAAPTIVATILVAVVAGSGLFAAGFALGDQTSSEPGTPAGAARAFQPFWDTYAAITEHYAGTPVSVRQLVDGAIKGMLAALGDPFSFYMSPSDFTSSLQGLAGQFEGIGATIASRRPDGTEGCTSLGPACALIVVAPLPGSPADQAGLRAGDRITAVDGATVDGATVDATLARVRGPKGTVVTLTIVRGAAAPVAIAITRAVIVQPEIVAKALAGGRVGYIRLNGFSDNSTAQFVSALTADVKAGQKAIVLDLRGNLGGYVTAARTIASQFIASGPIFWEKAATGDPIPTPALPGGVATDPTIRLAVLIDRNSASASEIVAGALQDTRRGTLVGQQSYGKGTIQQFLPLDDDNGGFRLTIARWLTPNQRWINKVGLAPDVVVPVDAAAAAGGTGDAVLDRALQVLGFGGTARAPGRAKAA; this is encoded by the coding sequence ATGAGCGGGATCGAGCTCGAGGGCGGGGCATCGGACGCCGCCGTGGACTCCCCACCGGGGGCATCCCCGGCGGTGAACCGTCGTCGCGCTGCGCCGACGATCGTAGCGACCATCCTCGTCGCGGTCGTGGCCGGCAGCGGCCTGTTCGCCGCCGGGTTCGCGCTCGGCGACCAGACGTCGAGCGAACCCGGGACCCCGGCCGGCGCCGCGCGGGCCTTCCAGCCGTTCTGGGACACGTACGCGGCGATCACCGAGCACTACGCAGGCACGCCCGTCAGCGTCAGGCAGCTGGTCGACGGCGCGATCAAGGGGATGCTGGCCGCACTCGGCGACCCGTTCAGCTTCTATATGAGCCCGTCCGATTTCACGAGCTCGCTCCAGGGACTCGCCGGCCAGTTCGAAGGGATCGGTGCGACGATCGCGTCACGGCGGCCTGACGGGACCGAGGGCTGCACCTCACTCGGGCCCGCCTGCGCGCTCATCGTCGTCGCGCCGCTGCCGGGGTCCCCGGCGGACCAGGCCGGTCTCCGCGCTGGCGATCGGATCACTGCCGTCGACGGCGCGACCGTCGACGGCGCGACCGTGGACGCGACCCTCGCCAGGGTCCGTGGGCCGAAGGGGACGGTCGTGACACTGACGATCGTCCGCGGTGCCGCCGCGCCCGTGGCGATCGCGATCACCCGCGCCGTCATCGTCCAGCCGGAGATCGTCGCGAAAGCCCTTGCCGGCGGGCGGGTCGGCTACATCCGCCTCAACGGCTTCTCGGACAACTCGACCGCCCAGTTCGTGAGCGCCCTCACCGCTGACGTCAAGGCGGGCCAGAAGGCGATCGTCCTCGATCTCCGCGGCAACCTCGGGGGATATGTGACCGCGGCCCGGACGATCGCGAGCCAGTTCATCGCCTCGGGGCCGATCTTCTGGGAGAAGGCGGCGACCGGCGACCCGATCCCGACACCCGCCCTTCCCGGCGGCGTCGCCACCGACCCGACCATTCGGCTCGCCGTCCTCATCGACAGGAACAGCGCCTCCGCGAGCGAGATCGTCGCCGGGGCGCTCCAGGACACCAGGCGCGGCACGCTCGTCGGCCAGCAGTCGTACGGCAAGGGGACGATCCAGCAGTTCCTCCCGCTCGACGATGACAACGGCGGCTTCCGCCTCACGATCGCCCGCTGGCTCACCCCGAACCAGCGCTGGATCAACAAGGTCGGCCTCGCGCCGGACGTCGTCGTGCCGGTCGACGCGGCGGCCGCGGCCGGCGGGACGGGGGACGCCGTCCTCGATCGCGCGCTCCAGGTGCTCGGCTTCGGCGGGACGGCGCGGGCCCCTGGACGGGCGAAGGCCGCCTGA
- the smpB gene encoding SsrA-binding protein SmpB, translating to MSGDGTIAVNRRARHDYHIDETFEAGLVLTGTEIKSIRANKVNLAGAYARVEGGEAWLIGAHIAPYEQASRDNHEPRRTRKLLLHRSEIDEIVGRARQKGQTIVPLRLYISRGRAKLELGLGRGKQLYDKRRDIAERDAKREVAREFAEARRRQGSGRDGG from the coding sequence ATGAGCGGCGACGGGACCATCGCCGTCAATCGCCGGGCCCGGCACGACTATCACATCGACGAGACGTTCGAGGCCGGCCTCGTCCTCACCGGAACGGAGATCAAGTCAATCCGCGCCAACAAGGTCAACCTCGCGGGGGCCTACGCGCGGGTCGAGGGCGGCGAAGCCTGGCTCATCGGCGCCCACATCGCCCCGTACGAGCAGGCGAGCCGCGACAACCACGAGCCCCGGCGGACCCGCAAGCTCCTCCTCCACCGGTCGGAGATCGACGAGATCGTCGGTCGCGCCAGGCAGAAGGGCCAGACGATCGTGCCGCTGCGGCTCTACATCAGCCGCGGCCGGGCGAAGCTCGAGCTCGGGCTCGGCCGTGGCAAGCAGCTCTACGACAAGCGGCGCGACATCGCCGAGCGGGACGCGAAACGCGAGGTGGCCCGTGAGTTCGCCGAGGCGCGACGACGCCAGGGGTCCGGTCGGGACGGAGGCTGA
- a CDS encoding GNAT family N-acetyltransferase has protein sequence MTVRRGTQVADLRPAVAADLPACAAVWHVALAEYLGRLGQPDPVGDVGAITALYDHLLATDPETFIVATRPDEDAPGGERVVGFVVALRRRDVWFLSMLFVLPEEQGLGLGRALLEAVVPVFGSARARATATDSAQPISNALYSRFGMVPRVPLLHLLGDVHRPERLPDLPDGIRSVPFEEIAAVGAGGSGHRELAETVGRIDREIVGFDHPDDHRFLRLAGRQGRLFIDRAGESIGYGYAAPSGQLGPLAVLDPALVAPALGRLVRSVTPRGAYAVWVPGAAAATAMALLEAGLRLESFPILLCWDEPIADFARYLPISPGLL, from the coding sequence ATGACGGTTCGCCGCGGGACGCAGGTCGCCGACCTTCGCCCGGCGGTCGCGGCAGACCTGCCGGCGTGCGCGGCGGTCTGGCACGTCGCCCTCGCCGAGTATCTCGGGCGGCTCGGCCAACCCGATCCCGTCGGCGACGTCGGAGCGATCACGGCTCTGTACGACCACCTCCTCGCCACGGACCCGGAGACCTTCATCGTCGCGACACGTCCGGACGAGGACGCTCCGGGCGGAGAGCGCGTCGTGGGGTTCGTGGTGGCCCTCCGCCGTCGCGACGTGTGGTTCCTCTCGATGCTCTTCGTCCTGCCGGAGGAGCAGGGCCTCGGTCTCGGGCGAGCCCTGCTCGAGGCGGTGGTCCCGGTGTTCGGCTCCGCGCGGGCGAGGGCGACCGCGACCGACAGCGCGCAGCCGATCTCGAACGCACTGTACAGCCGCTTCGGGATGGTGCCCCGCGTGCCGCTTCTCCATCTGCTCGGCGATGTCCACCGGCCGGAGCGACTTCCGGACCTGCCGGACGGGATCCGCAGCGTTCCGTTCGAGGAGATCGCCGCCGTCGGGGCGGGCGGGTCGGGCCATCGCGAGCTGGCCGAGACGGTCGGGCGGATCGACCGCGAGATCGTCGGCTTCGATCACCCGGACGACCATCGGTTCCTCCGGCTTGCCGGGCGGCAGGGTCGGCTGTTCATCGACCGTGCCGGGGAGTCGATCGGCTATGGCTACGCGGCGCCATCCGGGCAGCTCGGACCGCTGGCCGTCCTCGATCCCGCACTCGTCGCCCCGGCTCTCGGGCGCCTCGTCCGGTCCGTGACGCCGCGTGGCGCGTACGCCGTCTGGGTCCCGGGCGCAGCCGCGGCGACGGCGATGGCCCTGCTCGAGGCCGGACTCAGGCTCGAGAGCTTCCCGATCCTCCTCTGCTGGGACGAGCCGATCGCGGACTTCGCGCGGTACCTGCCGATCTCCCCCGGCCTCCTCTGA